Proteins encoded together in one Dermacentor variabilis isolate Ectoservices chromosome 2, ASM5094787v1, whole genome shotgun sequence window:
- the LOC142573299 gene encoding uncharacterized protein LOC142573299 isoform X1: MFCYTRTPGQAGADRHSCWLKNQSERKVSVRAASTKQQGSKNTASQLPATQQPTAPSLNQGKASKGAGMNENTSAAQPELLTTTQQPASPSPAQGETTKDTKPLQASLPECSCQQRSCGNVRRMERILGELQKLAIQLQNRNLRLENKLERVESRLLTVKILRDPSKCMHYVGLPNIAVFQSLLDYLNPLASEMAYWGSNQKGEKGLRGHRKYSELENELFMTLLRLRRGIGGVELARNFLIVCESQVSRIFTTWVNLLQRELKKLTKLPSREALQPYLPKSFRDFADTRLVLDATEVRIQRSSSLSAQRQTFSAYKHFNTYKVLVGCTPDGYIAFVSRLWGGSVSDATILESSGLLDELVEGDAVMVDKGFTFPYIPPGVTVYRPPFRQRHQKQMPPAAVHETRRIDCARVHVERAIARVKSFRVLDRPFPISMIDIADHVFQVCCFLSNFRNPLIKDEVAV, translated from the exons ATGTTCTGCTACACGAGAACTCCGGGCCAGGCTGGTGCGGATCGGCACAGCTGTTGGCTGAAAAACCAAAGTGAACGCAAGGTTTCAGTTC GCGCTGCTTCTACAAAGCAGCAAGGTAGCAAGAACACAGCAAGTCAGCTccctgccacacagcaacctacaGCCCCTTCGTTGAACCAAGGGAAGGCCAGTAAAG GTGCTGGCATGAATGAAAATACATCTGCAGCCCAGCCGGAGCTACTAACCACCACGCAACAGCCTGCATCCCCATCACCGGCTCAAGGGGAAACTACTAAAG ATACCAAGCCATTGCAGGCATCGCTGCCAGAATGCAGTTGTCAGCAGCGCAGTTGTGGCAACGTGAGACGCATGGAGCGCATTCTCGGTGAACTGCAGAAACTTGCTATCCAGCTTCAGAACAGAAACCTAAGGCTTGAAAACAAGCTTGAAAGGGTAGAGTCAAGACTTCTCACAGTAAAAATACTGCGTGATCCAAGCAAATGCATGCATTATGTTGGACTTCCAAACATTGCAGTTTTCCAGAGCTTACTGGACTACCTAAACCCCCTTGCTAGTGAAATGGCATATTGGGGTTCGAACCAGAAAGGCGAAAAGGGCCTCCGTGGCCATCGAAAATATAGTGAATTGGAAAATGAGCTCTTTATGACATTGCTTAGGCTGAGAAGAGGAATAGGTGGTGTAGAGCTAGCACGCAACTTCCTAATAGTATGTGAAAGCCAGGTTAGCCGCATCTTCACCACATGGGTGAATCTGCTGCAACGAGAGCTAAAAAAACTGACTAAACTACCTTCTCGGGAAGCCTTGCAACCATACCTGCCGAAGTCATTTCGTGACTTTGCGGACACAAGATTGGTTCTTGATGCAACTGAAGTGAGAATCCAGCGATCATCGTCGCTAAGTGCCCAAAGGCAAACATTTTCAGCATACAAACATTTCAACACATACAAGGTGCTTGTTGGGTGCACTCCTGATGGATACATAGCGTTTGTTTCCCGCCTTTGGGGTGGGTCAGTGTCAGACGCAACGATCCTGGAAAGCAGTGGATTGCTCGACGAGTTAGTAGAAGGAGATGCAGTCATGGTGGACAAAGGTTTCACCTTCCCCTACATACCACCTGGAGTGACTGTGTACCGACCACCATTCCGTCAGCGTCATCAAAAACAGATGCCACCAGCTGCAGTCCATGAAACGCGGCGCATTGACTGTGCAAGAGTCCATGTTGAACGGGCTATTGCACGCGTGAAAAGTTTTCGTGTACTTGACCGGCCATTCCCAATTTCCATGATTGATATTGCTGACCACGTGTTTCAAGTGTGCTGCTTCCTCAGCAATTTTAGGAATCCACTCATAAAAGATGAAGTGGCTGTATAA
- the LOC142573299 gene encoding uncharacterized protein LOC142573299 isoform X13 encodes MNENTSAAQPELLTTTQQPASPSPAQGETTKDTKPLQASLPECSCQQRSCGNVRRMERILGELQKLAIQLQNRNLRLENKLERVESRLLTVKILRDPSKCMHYVGLPNIAVFQSLLDYLNPLASEMAYWGSNQKGEKGLRGHRKYSELENELFMTLLRLRRGIGGVELARNFLIVCESQVSRIFTTWVNLLQRELKKLTKLPSREALQPYLPKSFRDFADTRLVLDATEVRIQRSSSLSAQRQTFSAYKHFNTYKVLVGCTPDGYIAFVSRLWGGSVSDATILESSGLLDELVEGDAVMVDKGFTFPYIPPGVTVYRPPFRQRHQKQMPPAAVHETRRIDCARVHVERAIARVKSFRVLDRPFPISMIDIADHVFQVCCFLSNFRNPLIKDEVAV; translated from the exons ATGAATGAAAATACATCTGCAGCCCAGCCGGAGCTACTAACCACCACGCAACAGCCTGCATCCCCATCACCGGCTCAAGGGGAAACTACTAAAG ATACCAAGCCATTGCAGGCATCGCTGCCAGAATGCAGTTGTCAGCAGCGCAGTTGTGGCAACGTGAGACGCATGGAGCGCATTCTCGGTGAACTGCAGAAACTTGCTATCCAGCTTCAGAACAGAAACCTAAGGCTTGAAAACAAGCTTGAAAGGGTAGAGTCAAGACTTCTCACAGTAAAAATACTGCGTGATCCAAGCAAATGCATGCATTATGTTGGACTTCCAAACATTGCAGTTTTCCAGAGCTTACTGGACTACCTAAACCCCCTTGCTAGTGAAATGGCATATTGGGGTTCGAACCAGAAAGGCGAAAAGGGCCTCCGTGGCCATCGAAAATATAGTGAATTGGAAAATGAGCTCTTTATGACATTGCTTAGGCTGAGAAGAGGAATAGGTGGTGTAGAGCTAGCACGCAACTTCCTAATAGTATGTGAAAGCCAGGTTAGCCGCATCTTCACCACATGGGTGAATCTGCTGCAACGAGAGCTAAAAAAACTGACTAAACTACCTTCTCGGGAAGCCTTGCAACCATACCTGCCGAAGTCATTTCGTGACTTTGCGGACACAAGATTGGTTCTTGATGCAACTGAAGTGAGAATCCAGCGATCATCGTCGCTAAGTGCCCAAAGGCAAACATTTTCAGCATACAAACATTTCAACACATACAAGGTGCTTGTTGGGTGCACTCCTGATGGATACATAGCGTTTGTTTCCCGCCTTTGGGGTGGGTCAGTGTCAGACGCAACGATCCTGGAAAGCAGTGGATTGCTCGACGAGTTAGTAGAAGGAGATGCAGTCATGGTGGACAAAGGTTTCACCTTCCCCTACATACCACCTGGAGTGACTGTGTACCGACCACCATTCCGTCAGCGTCATCAAAAACAGATGCCACCAGCTGCAGTCCATGAAACGCGGCGCATTGACTGTGCAAGAGTCCATGTTGAACGGGCTATTGCACGCGTGAAAAGTTTTCGTGTACTTGACCGGCCATTCCCAATTTCCATGATTGATATTGCTGACCACGTGTTTCAAGTGTGCTGCTTCCTCAGCAATTTTAGGAATCCACTCATAAAAGATGAAGTGGCTGTATAA